Proteins found in one Rickettsiales bacterium genomic segment:
- the wecB gene encoding UDP-N-acetylglucosamine 2-epimerase (non-hydrolyzing), which yields MTSETIFSIIGARPHFVKAAPFMEAMRESSHQVFTIHSGQHYDRNMSDVFFQELGIPDPDINLGIGSGTHANQTAEVMMGVEKLILEKKPEAVVVYGDTNTTLGAALAAAKLYVPLVHIEAGVRCGNYHMPEEINRGVIDKISNCLVCPSDLAVQNLAKEGIVKGVDNYGDFMYDTFVKAQEMARVQAIDLADYNVKEGGYFLSTLHREETTASAETLAAVLDALGSFDYPVLLPLHPRTRACLEQANIPLERSDNLRILEPIGYIEMVSLMSRAKMVLTDSGGVQKEALWAGIPCVTLMNETTWVETIEAGWNKLTGLDSQKIKNAVVHFLENTPPALSDVTSLYGPVGSAQRVAKNLGWI from the coding sequence ATGACATCAGAGACCATCTTCTCCATCATCGGCGCACGCCCGCATTTCGTAAAAGCGGCTCCATTTATGGAAGCGATGCGCGAATCTTCTCATCAGGTATTTACCATCCACTCTGGTCAGCATTACGACCGCAATATGTCGGATGTATTCTTTCAGGAGCTAGGTATTCCCGATCCAGATATCAATCTCGGTATCGGCTCTGGTACGCATGCCAATCAAACTGCCGAAGTGATGATGGGTGTGGAAAAGTTGATTCTGGAGAAAAAACCCGAAGCGGTGGTGGTCTATGGCGATACGAATACGACGTTAGGCGCGGCGCTCGCAGCCGCTAAACTCTATGTGCCACTGGTTCATATCGAGGCTGGCGTGCGCTGTGGTAACTATCATATGCCGGAAGAAATTAATCGCGGCGTGATTGATAAAATTTCGAACTGTCTGGTCTGTCCAAGTGATTTGGCTGTCCAGAATCTGGCAAAAGAGGGGATTGTCAAAGGTGTCGATAATTACGGCGACTTTATGTATGACACTTTCGTTAAAGCGCAGGAAATGGCGCGCGTACAGGCGATAGATCTTGCCGATTATAATGTGAAAGAAGGCGGGTATTTTCTCTCAACGCTCCATCGTGAGGAAACGACCGCCTCGGCAGAAACCTTGGCCGCCGTGTTGGATGCGTTGGGCAGTTTTGATTATCCGGTCTTATTGCCGCTGCATCCGCGTACGCGCGCCTGTTTGGAACAAGCGAACATCCCGCTAGAACGCTCTGATAATTTAAGAATTCTGGAGCCAATCGGTTATATCGAAATGGTCAGCTTGATGAGCCGTGCAAAAATGGTGTTAACAGATTCCGGCGGAGTGCAAAAAGAGGCATTATGGGCTGGAATTCCCTGCGTAACACTCATGAATGAGACGACTTGGGTTGAGACAATCGAAGCGGGTTGGAATAAATTAACCGGGCTAGATTCGCAAAAAATTAAGAATGCGGTGGTTCATTTTTTGGAAAATACACCGCCCGCTTTATCCGATGTAACAAGTCTTTACGGCCCTGTTGGTTCAGCACAACGTGTTGCAAAGAACTTAGGTTGGATTTAA
- a CDS encoding NAD-dependent epimerase — protein sequence MKYLVTGNAGFIGFHTAKTLLERGHSVVGFDSVNDYYDPQLKEDRLKILDAMEGDYHFYRANLADKPAVDECFKEHQFDRVIHLAAQAGVRHSMEHPEAYVESNLIAFTNMLEACRYQKVPHLTYASTSGVYGANTDIPFSEHQTAAHPLQFYAATKRANELMAHAYSNLFNLPTTALRFFTAYGTWGRPDMALFIFTKNILEGKPIQLFNHGNHTRDFTYITDIVEGILRSSDNIAQPNPDWDSNNPDVATSFAPFRILNIGNNHSVKLVEYIETIEEVLGMKAERELLPLQAGDIADNLSDVSELVNATGYKPSITVQQGVREFVDWYRDYYKI from the coding sequence GTGAAATATCTTGTCACCGGTAATGCAGGGTTCATCGGTTTTCATACAGCAAAGACGCTCCTAGAACGTGGCCATAGCGTTGTTGGCTTTGACAGTGTGAATGACTATTACGACCCTCAATTGAAAGAAGACCGTTTAAAAATACTTGATGCGATGGAGGGCGATTATCATTTCTATCGTGCGAATCTGGCCGATAAACCAGCGGTCGATGAATGCTTCAAAGAGCATCAATTCGACCGTGTCATTCACCTTGCAGCACAAGCAGGTGTGCGCCATAGCATGGAACACCCAGAAGCTTATGTGGAGTCTAACTTAATTGCATTCACCAATATGCTGGAGGCGTGTCGTTACCAAAAAGTACCGCACCTAACCTATGCTTCTACCTCTGGTGTTTATGGTGCGAATACGGACATTCCTTTCTCTGAACATCAAACGGCAGCTCATCCGCTACAATTTTATGCCGCCACCAAACGTGCGAATGAGCTCATGGCACATGCCTATAGCAACCTATTCAATTTACCGACCACTGCGCTGCGCTTCTTTACCGCTTACGGCACATGGGGTCGCCCAGATATGGCACTGTTTATTTTCACCAAGAATATCTTAGAAGGTAAACCCATCCAGCTATTCAATCATGGTAACCACACGCGCGATTTCACCTATATTACTGATATTGTCGAAGGTATTTTACGCAGCAGTGATAACATCGCGCAGCCCAACCCTGATTGGGATAGCAACAACCCAGATGTCGCCACCAGCTTTGCCCCTTTCCGTATTTTGAATATTGGCAATAATCACTCCGTAAAGCTGGTTGAATATATTGAAACCATTGAAGAAGTTTTGGGTATGAAGGCTGAGAGAGAATTGCTGCCCTTACAGGCCGGTGATATTGCCGATAATCTTTCCGATGTCTCAGAACTGGTGAATGCGACAGGCTATAAGCCTTCGATCACGGTGCAACAAGGCGTACGCGAATTCGTTGACTGGTACCGCGACTATTACAAGATTTAG